Genomic window (Oligoflexia bacterium):
GATTTGAACAATGTAGTGTCAGGTTTTCTAGAGTTGAAGTTCCCCCTAAAGCAAATGGAATAATGTGCTCGGTTTGGAGAAAACGCGAAGCAGTACAACGAAACTTTGAAACTGGATCAATAAAAGTACACTGAGATTTGGCTCGCACCCACACTTGACGTTTAATGTGAGCGGGAATGTAGCGAGAGCGTGGAGAAG
Coding sequences:
- a CDS encoding HNH endonuclease signature motif containing protein — protein: SPRSRYIPAHIKRQVWVRAKSQCTFIDPVSKFRCTASRFLQTEHIIPFALGGTSTLENLTLHCSNHNKLKALHTFVKTTMDRYLES